In Seriola aureovittata isolate HTS-2021-v1 ecotype China chromosome 24, ASM2101889v1, whole genome shotgun sequence, the following proteins share a genomic window:
- the zeb2b gene encoding zinc finger E-box-binding homeobox 2b isoform X4: MKQEIMADGPRCKRRKQANPRRKNALNYENVVETGSETEEEDKLPVSEEDPLINGTGSPASLTNPEASPHAESHGLLTKEEEDDEMRDSGVEHIWPDNDMLSASVDGTDEIKDDFDTLGPDATLQAVGNGTVKSVDCTSEFEDFFAKRKLDDSDSHVVSIAEYLQRGDTAIIYPEAPEELSRLGTPEATGPEENDLPPGTPDAFAQLLTCPYCDRGYKRLTSLKEHIKYRHEKNEENFACPLCNYTFAYRTQLERHMATHKPARDQHQLLNQAAGNRKFKCTECGKAFKYKHHLKEHLRIHSGEKPYECPNCKKRFSHSGSYSSHISSKKCIGLIAVNGRMRSNMKTGSSPTSASSSPTNTAITQLRQKLENGKPLGLPDHNNHLNIKTEPLDFNDYKLMMASHGFGAPGPFLNGGMGGNSPLGLHHSSTAQSPLQHLGIAGLESQLLGYPGPLANNLSEVQKVLQIVDNTVCRQKMDCKPEELSKLKAYMKELGSQVEEQKQALSSPGAQVGLPLVNHNGATKNIIDYTLEKVNEAKACLQSLTTDSKRQISNIKREKSNHMLEGGVDEKVQENNMFTPYACQYCKETFPGPIPLHQHERYLCKMNEEIKAVLQPSENLMPNKPGIFMEKNSHLSSPMLSEKGLTGPLNPYRDHMSVLKAYFAMNMEPNSEELLKISIAVGLPQEFVKEWFDQRKMYQYGTTRTPPLEHRNNTDMVVGTNNHHTPPKDSMAARSPVSLMKSTDRITSPSIAELHNNINNCDNSLRHLKNHQFGGSAKPAGEKLDHSRSNTPSPLNLSSTSSKNSHSSSYTPNSLTSEDLQAEPLDLSLPRLMKEPKHALTVKSRPKVNSITIDHNSVPSPREHFEEPLNLAYLKKDFSGSTNNGNLEKSTSPIFGINPFAAKPLYTSLPPQSAFPPATFMPPMQASIPGLRPYPGMDQMGFLPHMAYTYAAGAATFAEMQQRRKYQRKPGFQGDLLDGTPDYMSGLDDMTDPDSCLSRKKIKKTESGKRPHQCQICKKAFKHKHHLIEHSRLHSGEKPYQCDKCGKRFSHSGSYSQHMNHRYSYCKREAEEREAAEREAREKGHLEPTELLMSRAYLQGMTPQGYPELAEREAILRHDAVNGGIREGRKEVEGTYAKIGRRDDEFEEEEEESKSMDTDPDTLRDEEENGEHSMDDSSLDGKTETKSDHEDTMEDGM, encoded by the exons CTCTCAACTATGAGAACGTGGTGGAGACAGGCtcggagacagaggaggaggacaagctGCCGGTGTCCGAGGAAGACCCCCTGATCAACGGCACGGGCAGCCCAGCCAGCCTCACCAACCCGGAGGCCTCGCCCCACGCCGAGAGCCACGGCCTGCTGaccaaggaggaggaggacgacgagATGCGGGACAGCGGTGTGGAGCACATCTGGCCCGACAACGACATGCTGAGTGCCTCGGTGGATGGTACTG atgaaataaaagatgATTTTGACACCCTGGGGCCTGATGCCACTTTGCAGGCAGTGGGAAACGGTACAG TTAAGAGCGTCGATTGCACTTCAGAGTTTGAGGACTTCTTTGCCAAGCGGAAGCTGGACGACAGCGACAGCCACGTGGTGAGCATCGCAGAGTACCTGCAGCGGGGCGACACCGCCATCATCTACCCGGAAGCCCCGGAGGAGCTGTCCCGCCTGGGCACGCCGGAGGCCACTGGACCAGAGGAGAACG ACCTGCCACCTGGAACGCCAGATGCCTTCGCCCAACTGTTGACCTGCCCCTACTGCGACCGGGGCTACAAGCGTTTGACATCGCTAAAGGAGCACATCAAGTACCGTCATGAGAAGAACGAGGAGAACTTCGCCTGCCCCCTGTGCAACTACACGTTTGCTTACCGCACTCAGCTTGAGCGGCATATGGCCACACACAAGCCAGCAAGGGATCAG caCCAACTGCTCAACCAAGCGGCCGGCAACCGCAAGTTCAAATGCACCGAGTGTGGCAAGGCCTTCAAATACAAGCACCATCTGAAGGAACACCTCCGGATTCATAGCG gTGAAAAACCGTATGAGTGCCCCAACTGCAAGAAGCGTTTCTCCCACTCGGGCTCCTACAGTTCCCACATAAGCAGCAAAAAGTGCATTGGCCTGATAGCTGTCAACGGCAGGATGCGCAGCAACATGAAGACTGGCTCCTCCCCcacctcagcctcctcctctcccaccaaCACCGCCATTACCCAGCTGCGGCAGAAGCTGGAGAACGGAAAGCCTCTTGGCCTTCCCGACCACAACAACCACCTTAACATCAAGACGGAGCCGCTCGACTTCAACGACTACAAGCTGATGATGGCTTCTCATGGATTCGGTGCCCCTGGACCATTCCTGAACGGAGGCATGGGAGGGAACAGCCCGCTGGGCCTCCACCACAGCTCCACGGCCCAGAGCCCTTTGCAGCACCTCGGGATTGCCGGGCTTGAGTCACAGCTCCTGGGATACCCAGGACCGCTGGCGAACAACCTGAGCGAGGTGCAGAAGGTTCTTCAGATCGTGGACAACACTGTGTGCAGGCAGAAAATGGACTGCAAGCCGGAGGAGCTCTCCAAGCTTAAGGCCTACATGAAGGAGCTGGGGTCCCAGGTTGAAGAGCAGAAACAGGCGCTGTCATCACCAGGAGCACAGGTTGGTCTTCCACTCGTCAATCACAATGGCGCCACCAAAAACATCATCGACTACACGTTAGAAAAAGTGAACGAAGCCAAAGCCTGCCTCCAGAGCTTGACCACAGACTCAAAGAGACAGATTAGCAATATCAAACGAGAGAAATCCAACCACATGCTTGAAGGAGGTGTGGATGAGAAGGTgcaggaaaacaacatgtttacGCCTTATGCTTGCCAATATTGCAAAGAAACCTTCCCCGGGCCAATACCTTTGCATCAGCATGAACGCTACCTGTGTAAAATGAACGAGGAGATCAAGGCCGTGCTGCAGCCCAGTGAGAATTTGATGCCCAACAAACCAGGGATCTTCATGGAGAAGAACAGCCACTTATCCTCCCCCATGTTGTCTGAGAAGGGACTCACTGGGCCCCTTAACCCTTACAGGGACCACATGTCTGTGCTGAAGGCGTATTTCGCCATGAACATGGAGCCCAACTCGGAGGAGCTGCTCAAGATTTCCATAGCAGTCGGCCTTCCTCAGGAATTTGTCAAGGAGTGGTTCGATCAGAGAAAGATGTACCAGTACGGCACCACCCGAACCCCACCACTAGAGCACAGGAACAACACGGATATGGTTGTCGGAACAAATAACCACCACACTCCACCAAAAGACTCTATGGCAGCTAGGTCACCTGTGTCACTTATGAAATCTACTGACCGCATCACATCCCCCTCCATAGCAGAGCTCcataacaacattaacaacTGTGACAACTCGCTCAGACATTTGAAAAACCACCAGTTCGGCGGCAGCGCCAAACCCGCAGGTGAAAAGTTGGACCACTCCCGCAGCAACACCCCCTCCCCGCTAAACCTGTCCTCCACATCTTCCAAAAACTCTCACAGCAGCTCCTACACTCCAAACAGCTTGACATCAGAAGACCTGCAGGCTGAGCCGCTGGACCTGTCTCTGCCGAGACTCATGAAGGAACCCAAGCACGCACTGACTGTCAAAAGCAGACCTAAAGTCAACAGCATTACCATTGACCATAACAGCGTCCCCTCTCCCCGAGAGCACTTCGAAGAGCCTTTGAACTTGGCCTATCTCAAGAAGGATTTCTCAGGCTCTACCAACAACGGAAACCTAGAAAAAAGCACTAGCCCCATCTTCGGCATTAACCCGTTTGCTGCCAAACCCCTGTACACGTCACTTCCACCTCAGAGCGCTTTCCCACCTGCTACATTCATGCCCCCGATGCAGGCCAGCATACCAGGTCTTAGGCCCTATCCGGGCATGGATCAAATGGGCTTCCTACCGCACATGGCCTACACTTACGCAGCAGGGGCAGCTACCTTTGCCGagatgcagcagaggagaaagtACCAGCGGAAACCAGGTTTCCAG gGGGACCTGCTCGACGGTACACCAGATTACATGTCAGGGCTGGACGACATGACAGACCCCGACTCCTGTCTGTCGCGGAAGAAGATTAAGAAGACCGAAAGTG GAAAGAGGCCGCACCAGTGTCAGATCTGCAAGAAAGccttcaaacacaaacaccatctcatCGAGCACTCAAGACTGCACTCGGGGGAGAAGCCTTACCAGTGCGACAAGTGCGGGAAGAGGTTCTCCCACTCGGGCTCCTACTCGCAGCACATGAACCACCGCTACTCCTACTGCAAGCGGGAGGCCGAGGAGCGGGAGGCGGCCGAGAGGGAGGCCCGCGAGAAGGGTCACCTGGAGCCCACGGAGCTGCTGATGAGCCGGGCGTACTTGCAGGGTATGACGCCTCAGGGTTACCCGGAGCTGGCGGAGCGCGAGGCCATCCTGAGGCACGACGCCGTGAACGGAGGGATCAGAGAGGGACGGAAGGAAGTGGAAGGAACGTATGCCAAGATCGGACGGAGGGATGACGagtttgaggaggaggaggaggaaagcaAGAGCATGGACACGGACCCGGACACGTTGAGGGACGAGGAGGAGAACGGAGAGCACTCAATGGACGATAGCTCGCTGGACGGCAAAACGGAAACCAAATCGGATCACGAGGACACAATGGAGGATGGCATGTAA